A genomic segment from Micromonospora echinaurantiaca encodes:
- the paaI gene encoding hydroxyphenylacetyl-CoA thioesterase PaaI: MFDADAASRNLGIELVSAAEGAAEARMRVTGAMVNGHAIAHGGYVFLLADTAFALACNSHGPVTVAAGGEITFIRPAREGDLLIARATERTRYGRSGIYDVTVTRADGEVVAEFRGRSRTVNGQPG, from the coding sequence ATGTTCGACGCCGACGCGGCCTCCCGCAATCTCGGGATCGAGCTGGTCTCCGCCGCCGAGGGCGCGGCGGAGGCCCGGATGCGGGTGACCGGCGCGATGGTCAACGGGCACGCGATCGCCCACGGCGGCTACGTCTTCCTGCTCGCCGACACCGCCTTCGCGCTGGCCTGCAACAGCCACGGCCCGGTCACCGTCGCCGCCGGCGGCGAAATCACCTTCATCCGGCCGGCCCGCGAGGGGGACCTGCTCATCGCCCGGGCCACCGAACGGACCCGGTACGGCCGCAGCGGCATCTACGACGTCACGGTCACCCGTGCGGACGGCGAGGTGGTGGCCGAGTTCCGCGGCCGCAGCCGCACCGTCAACGGGCAGCCGGGCTGA
- a CDS encoding nucleotide disphospho-sugar-binding domain-containing protein: MRVLVVSAPLIGHVFPLVPLAAALRDAGHEVLVATAADGLDVARSGLPVRDVAPAFDFGRIARGMLLRHPLVARAELAGRAGTRGAGLLFGAVNDQLADGVVALAEQWKPDLVVHEPFAVAGAVAAARLGVPAVRHENSLFDGRALARATVARLAPALRRHGLTELPPPAAAVAVAPPSVLRQDGWPMRYGAYVGGGELPDWLREPGERPRVLVSRSTVAGPGGGGPMRAVVAAAGRVDAEFVLVRPDERLARGTLPDNVRTVGWIPLPAALAAGAALVHHGGAGSVLGALAAGVPQLATVGPGDRRQNAELMAARGAGIAAATREITPATLTRLVADTALRDAAAQVSREIAAMPEPADLVPRLAALA, from the coding sequence ATGCGCGTCCTGGTGGTCTCCGCGCCGTTGATCGGTCACGTCTTCCCGCTCGTCCCGCTGGCCGCCGCGCTGCGCGACGCGGGGCACGAGGTGCTGGTGGCCACGGCCGCCGACGGGCTGGACGTGGCCCGCTCCGGCCTGCCGGTGCGCGACGTCGCGCCGGCGTTCGACTTCGGCCGGATCGCCCGGGGAATGCTGCTGCGCCATCCGCTGGTGGCCCGCGCCGAGCTGGCCGGCCGGGCCGGCACCCGGGGCGCCGGGCTGCTCTTCGGCGCGGTCAACGACCAGCTCGCCGACGGGGTGGTCGCGCTGGCCGAGCAGTGGAAGCCGGACCTGGTGGTGCACGAGCCGTTCGCGGTGGCCGGCGCGGTCGCCGCGGCCCGGCTCGGCGTGCCGGCGGTACGCCACGAGAACTCCCTCTTCGACGGCCGAGCGCTGGCCCGGGCCACGGTGGCCCGGCTCGCCCCGGCGCTGCGCCGGCACGGCCTGACCGAGCTGCCGCCGCCGGCCGCCGCCGTCGCGGTCGCCCCGCCCAGCGTGCTGCGCCAGGACGGCTGGCCGATGCGCTACGGCGCGTACGTCGGCGGCGGCGAGCTGCCGGACTGGCTGCGCGAGCCGGGCGAGCGACCCCGGGTGCTGGTCAGCCGCAGCACCGTGGCCGGGCCGGGCGGCGGTGGCCCGATGCGTGCGGTGGTCGCCGCGGCCGGTCGGGTGGACGCGGAGTTCGTCCTGGTCCGACCGGACGAGCGGCTGGCCCGGGGAACACTGCCCGACAACGTCCGTACCGTCGGCTGGATCCCGCTGCCGGCCGCGCTGGCGGCCGGCGCGGCGCTGGTGCACCACGGCGGCGCCGGCAGCGTCCTCGGCGCCCTGGCCGCCGGGGTGCCGCAGCTGGCCACCGTCGGCCCGGGCGACCGGCGGCAGAACGCGGAGCTGATGGCGGCCCGCGGCGCGGGCATCGCCGCCGCCACCCGCGAGATCACCCCGGCAACGCTCACCCGGCTGGTCGCCGACACCGCGCTGCGCGACGCTGCGGCGCAGGTCAGCCGGGAGATCGCCGCCATGCCGGAGCCGGCCGACCTGGTGCCCCGGCTGGCGGCGCTGGCCTGA
- the crcB gene encoding fluoride efflux transporter CrcB, producing the protein MTALLVALGAAVGAPLRYLTDRAVQARLGSAFPWGTLTVNVAGSLLLGLVTGLPTDPAVGALVGTGFCGALTTWSTLSYETLRLARGGRRLAALLNVTASLAAGLAAATAGYALARALTG; encoded by the coding sequence GTGACCGCCCTGCTCGTCGCGCTCGGCGCGGCCGTCGGCGCCCCGCTGCGCTACCTCACCGACCGGGCCGTGCAGGCCCGCCTGGGCTCGGCCTTCCCGTGGGGCACGCTCACCGTCAACGTGGCCGGATCGCTGCTGCTCGGGCTGGTCACCGGACTGCCGACCGACCCGGCGGTGGGCGCGCTGGTCGGCACCGGTTTCTGCGGCGCGCTGACCACCTGGTCCACGCTGAGTTACGAGACGCTCCGGCTGGCCCGCGGCGGCCGGCGGCTGGCCGCGCTGCTCAACGTCACGGCCAGCCTCGCCGCCGGGCTCGCCGCCGCCACCGCCGGCTACGCGCTCGCCCGGGCGCTCACCGGCTGA
- the cobO gene encoding cob(I)yrinic acid a,c-diamide adenosyltransferase yields the protein MMPQGKPTHVPADGLTTRQRRNRPLLLVHTGQMKGKSTAAFGLALRAWTAGLSIGVFQFVKSAKWRVGEENAFRALGEVHRHTGQGAPVAWHKMGEGWSWIQRGGAADHAADALEGWRQIQRDLAAQRHGLYVLDEFTYPMKWGWVDVDEVVDTLANRPGFQHVVITGRDADPRLVAAADLVAELVKVKHPMDAGQKGQKGIEW from the coding sequence CTGATGCCGCAGGGAAAACCGACCCACGTGCCCGCCGACGGGCTGACCACCAGGCAGCGGCGCAACCGCCCGCTGCTGCTCGTGCACACCGGCCAGATGAAGGGGAAGTCGACGGCGGCGTTCGGACTGGCGCTGCGGGCGTGGACGGCCGGCCTGTCGATCGGCGTGTTCCAGTTCGTCAAGAGCGCCAAGTGGCGGGTCGGTGAGGAGAACGCCTTCCGCGCGCTCGGCGAGGTGCACCGGCACACCGGCCAGGGCGCCCCGGTGGCCTGGCACAAGATGGGCGAGGGCTGGTCGTGGATCCAGCGCGGCGGCGCGGCGGACCACGCCGCCGACGCCCTGGAGGGCTGGCGGCAGATCCAGCGCGACCTGGCCGCGCAGCGCCACGGCCTCTACGTGCTCGACGAGTTCACCTACCCGATGAAGTGGGGCTGGGTGGACGTCGACGAGGTGGTCGACACCCTGGCGAACCGCCCCGGGTTCCAGCACGTGGTGATCACCGGACGGGACGCCGACCCGCGGTTGGTCGCCGCCGCCGACCTGGTCGCCGAGCTGGTCAAGGTCAAGCACCCGATGGACGCCGGCCAGAAGGGCCAGAAGGGCATCGAGTGGTGA
- a CDS encoding flavin reductase family protein — MNTASDSSPTAGVATDHVAITPSILYFGTPVVLLSTENADGSVNLAPMSSAWALGQVVVLGLGRAGQTGRNLRRRPDLVVNLPGPAQWAAVERLAPLTGRRDVPEHKRGAFRFEPDKFAAAGLRPVPSELVRPPRVAECPLHLEARATRVRPDAAGDFLIVEAQVLKVHADPRVVLPGTQHVDPSAWSPLIYNFRHYFGLGDELGHSFRSQTPRPHGTLSG; from the coding sequence ATGAACACAGCGTCGGACAGTTCCCCGACCGCCGGCGTGGCCACCGACCACGTGGCGATCACCCCGAGCATCCTGTACTTCGGCACCCCGGTCGTGCTGCTGTCGACGGAGAACGCGGACGGCTCGGTCAACCTCGCGCCGATGTCGTCGGCCTGGGCGCTCGGTCAGGTCGTCGTCCTGGGGCTGGGCCGGGCCGGGCAGACCGGCCGCAACCTGCGGCGCCGCCCCGACCTGGTGGTGAACCTCCCGGGCCCGGCCCAGTGGGCCGCGGTGGAGCGGCTGGCCCCGCTGACCGGACGGCGCGACGTGCCCGAGCACAAGCGGGGCGCCTTCCGCTTCGAGCCGGACAAGTTCGCCGCTGCCGGCCTGCGTCCCGTCCCGTCCGAGCTGGTCCGGCCGCCCCGGGTCGCCGAATGCCCGCTGCACCTGGAGGCCCGCGCGACCCGGGTACGGCCCGACGCCGCCGGAGACTTCCTCATCGTCGAGGCCCAGGTGCTCAAGGTCCACGCCGATCCGCGGGTCGTGCTGCCCGGCACGCAGCACGTCGACCCGTCGGCGTGGAGCCCGCTCATCTACAACTTCCGCCACTACTTCGGTCTGGGCGACGAGCTCGGCCACAGCTTCCGCTCCCAGACCCCACGCCCCCACGGGACGCTCTCCGGCTGA
- the paaK gene encoding phenylacetate--CoA ligase PaaK → MQDRTPRPEELEPIERAGVDELRALQLQRLRWSLRHAYDNVPHYRRAFEAAGMHPDDCRELADLARFPLTGKAELRENYPFGMFAVPRERIARLHASSGTTGRPTVVGYTAADLKTWARLMARSIRASGGRPGDRVHVAYGYGLFTGGLGAHYGAEELGCTVIPVSGGMTERQVLLIRDFQPEVIMVTPSYMLAIVDEMERQGVDPRGTSLRVGIFGAEPWTEDMRREMERRLDMHAVDIYGLSEVMGPGVANECVETKDGLHLWEDHFYPEIIDPVTGEVLPDGERGELVLTSLTKEAMPVVRYRTRDLTRLLPGTARPMRRIEKITGRTDDMMIVRGVNVFPTQIEELILRTPQLSPHFQCVLDRQGRMDTLTVRVERRAGVAVDAAERAGAELVALVKNTIGVSVAVDVIAPDGVERSMGKMRRIVDQRRGG, encoded by the coding sequence ATGCAGGACCGGACCCCTCGCCCGGAGGAGCTGGAACCGATCGAGCGGGCCGGCGTCGACGAGCTGCGCGCCCTGCAACTGCAGCGGCTGCGCTGGTCGCTGCGGCACGCGTACGACAACGTGCCGCACTACCGGCGGGCCTTCGAGGCCGCCGGCATGCACCCCGACGACTGCCGGGAGCTGGCCGACCTGGCCCGCTTCCCGCTGACCGGCAAGGCCGAGCTGCGGGAGAACTACCCGTTCGGCATGTTCGCCGTGCCCCGCGAGCGGATCGCCCGCCTGCACGCCTCCTCCGGCACCACCGGCCGACCGACCGTGGTCGGCTACACCGCGGCCGACCTGAAGACCTGGGCCCGGCTGATGGCCCGCTCGATCCGCGCCTCCGGCGGCCGCCCGGGCGACCGGGTGCACGTCGCGTACGGCTACGGGCTGTTCACCGGCGGGCTCGGCGCGCACTACGGCGCCGAGGAGCTGGGCTGCACGGTCATCCCGGTCTCCGGCGGGATGACCGAACGGCAGGTGCTGCTGATCCGCGACTTCCAGCCCGAGGTCATCATGGTCACCCCCAGCTACATGCTGGCCATCGTGGACGAGATGGAGCGGCAGGGCGTCGACCCGCGCGGCACGTCGCTGCGGGTGGGCATCTTCGGCGCCGAGCCGTGGACCGAGGACATGCGCCGCGAGATGGAGCGGCGGCTCGACATGCACGCGGTGGACATCTACGGCCTCTCCGAGGTGATGGGTCCCGGGGTGGCCAACGAGTGCGTGGAGACCAAGGACGGCCTGCACCTGTGGGAGGACCACTTCTACCCGGAGATCATCGACCCGGTGACCGGCGAGGTGCTGCCCGACGGGGAGCGGGGCGAGCTGGTGCTCACCTCGCTGACCAAGGAGGCCATGCCGGTGGTCCGCTACCGCACCCGGGACCTCACCCGGCTGCTGCCCGGCACCGCCCGGCCGATGCGCCGGATCGAGAAGATCACCGGCCGGACCGACGACATGATGATCGTGCGCGGGGTGAACGTCTTCCCGACCCAGATCGAGGAGCTGATCCTGCGTACCCCGCAGCTGTCGCCGCACTTCCAGTGCGTCCTGGACCGGCAGGGGCGGATGGACACGCTGACCGTACGGGTGGAGCGGCGCGCCGGGGTGGCCGTCGACGCCGCCGAGCGGGCCGGCGCGGAACTGGTCGCCCTGGTCAAGAACACCATCGGGGTGAGCGTCGCGGTCGACGTGATCGCCCCGGACGGCGTGGAGCGGTCGATGGGCAAGATGCGCCGGATCGTCGACCAGCGGCGGGGCGGCTGA
- a CDS encoding zinc-binding dehydrogenase: MRVVEVTAFGGPEVLALTEAPEPVPGPGEVVVEVAVADVLWVETMIRRGQGGTYFPVRPPYRPGVGVAGTVGAVGAGVDPGWAGRRVVTRTDERGGYLERAVVPADGLLPVPDAVPLTDAAALLHDGVTAFGLLDLVPVRAGDRVLVTAAAGGLGAVLVQQVRATGGFVVAAARGPAKLAALRRLGADLVVDYHEPGWTDRVRAAAGEMDVVFDGAGGDYGRAAFDLVRAGGRFSAHGTPAGAFAIPDPEVARARRITVTGIADVQFTPEQARGHLRAALDAAAAGRITPLIGQTFPLHRAADAHRAVEGRTVIGKALLTV, translated from the coding sequence ATGCGCGTGGTCGAGGTGACGGCGTTCGGGGGACCGGAGGTGCTGGCATTGACCGAGGCGCCGGAGCCGGTGCCCGGTCCCGGCGAGGTGGTCGTGGAGGTGGCCGTCGCGGACGTCCTCTGGGTGGAGACGATGATCCGGCGCGGCCAGGGTGGGACGTACTTCCCGGTGCGGCCCCCGTACCGCCCGGGGGTGGGGGTGGCCGGCACGGTCGGCGCGGTCGGGGCGGGGGTCGACCCGGGCTGGGCCGGCCGGCGGGTGGTGACCCGCACCGACGAGCGCGGCGGCTACCTGGAACGGGCCGTGGTGCCGGCCGACGGCCTGCTGCCGGTGCCGGACGCGGTCCCGCTCACCGACGCGGCCGCGCTGCTGCACGACGGGGTGACCGCGTTCGGGCTGCTCGACCTGGTGCCGGTCCGGGCCGGCGACCGGGTGCTGGTCACCGCCGCCGCCGGTGGCCTCGGCGCGGTCCTGGTGCAGCAGGTACGGGCCACCGGCGGGTTCGTCGTCGCCGCGGCCCGCGGCCCGGCGAAGCTGGCCGCGCTGCGCCGGCTCGGCGCGGACCTGGTGGTCGACTACCACGAGCCGGGCTGGACCGACCGGGTGCGCGCCGCAGCCGGCGAGATGGACGTGGTCTTCGACGGCGCCGGTGGCGATTACGGTCGGGCCGCCTTCGACCTGGTGCGCGCCGGCGGGCGGTTCTCCGCGCACGGCACCCCGGCCGGGGCGTTCGCGATCCCCGATCCGGAGGTCGCCCGGGCCCGGCGGATCACCGTCACCGGCATCGCCGACGTGCAGTTCACGCCGGAGCAGGCCCGCGGGCACCTGCGCGCCGCGCTCGACGCGGCGGCGGCCGGGCGGATCACGCCGCTGATCGGGCAGACCTTCCCGTTGCACCGGGCCGCCGACGCGCACCGGGCCGTCGAGGGCCGGACGGTGATCGGCAAGGCGCTGCTCACCGTCTGA
- a CDS encoding aldo/keto reductase, translating to MPTDEITAAAAGSWTLGDRTVHRMGFGSMRITANPDRDLAVRVLRRAVALGVNHIDTAAFYFSPGGPLRVGTGGVRYATELIREALHPYPDDLVIATKVGPDYRTGAWSGELTSPADLRRQVEENLRRLGRDHLDVVNLRIARRPGDDSVAERFAALAELRDAGLIRHLGLSNVRVDHLHEAQAIAPVVCVQNAYAVDAHRISDDLLRVCGERGVAFVPFFALAGERREAGATAEHDAAVREVARAHGATPHQVRLAWTLHQGPHVLAIPGTGDPEHLAQNVAAGALRLSPDDLARLG from the coding sequence ATGCCTACCGACGAGATCACCGCGGCCGCCGCGGGCAGCTGGACCCTGGGCGACCGCACCGTGCACCGGATGGGGTTCGGCTCGATGCGGATCACCGCGAACCCGGACCGGGACCTGGCCGTCCGCGTCCTGCGGCGAGCGGTCGCGCTGGGTGTCAACCACATCGACACCGCCGCCTTCTACTTCTCTCCGGGCGGGCCGCTGCGGGTGGGCACCGGAGGAGTCCGGTACGCCACCGAACTGATCCGCGAGGCCCTCCACCCCTACCCCGACGACCTGGTCATCGCCACCAAGGTCGGGCCCGACTACCGCACCGGGGCCTGGAGCGGCGAGCTGACCAGCCCGGCCGACCTGCGCCGGCAGGTCGAGGAGAACCTGCGCCGGCTGGGCCGCGACCACCTCGACGTGGTGAACCTGCGGATCGCGCGCCGGCCCGGCGACGACTCGGTGGCGGAGCGCTTCGCCGCCCTCGCCGAGCTGCGGGACGCCGGACTGATCCGCCACCTCGGGCTGTCCAACGTCCGGGTCGACCACCTCCACGAGGCGCAGGCCATCGCGCCGGTGGTGTGCGTGCAGAACGCGTACGCCGTCGACGCGCACCGGATCTCGGACGACCTGCTGCGGGTCTGCGGCGAGCGGGGTGTGGCGTTCGTGCCCTTCTTCGCCCTGGCCGGGGAGCGCCGCGAGGCCGGTGCGACCGCCGAGCACGACGCGGCCGTCCGCGAGGTCGCCCGCGCCCACGGCGCGACCCCGCACCAGGTGCGGCTGGCCTGGACCCTGCACCAGGGACCGCACGTGCTGGCCATTCCCGGCACCGGCGACCCGGAGCACCTGGCGCAGAACGTCGCCGCCGGCGCGTTGCGGCTCTCCCCCGACGATCTGGCCCGCCTCGGCTGA
- a CDS encoding class I SAM-dependent methyltransferase, with protein MTPYLTNAAAWQESWDRQQEAYLPDREHRFTAMLDGVEAILDGERPRLLDLAGGTGTISLRALRRFPDAEVTLLDLDPALLAIARATLGDRVTVVTADLNRPDWSAALPHHEYDAVLTATALHWLPGDRLARLYAEVRDLLRPGGLLLNADHMPDDGLPQLSKRLLDRARDRRDARYAAGAVLSWSDWWERAAADPTLAPLVARRHEIYPTGHSPEWNPPVSWHLAALTDAGFTEVGTLWRGGTDAAVAAVR; from the coding sequence ATGACTCCTTACCTGACGAACGCGGCGGCCTGGCAGGAGAGCTGGGACCGCCAGCAGGAGGCGTACCTGCCGGACCGGGAGCACCGGTTCACCGCGATGCTCGACGGGGTCGAGGCGATCCTCGACGGCGAACGGCCCCGCCTGCTCGACCTGGCCGGTGGCACCGGCACCATCTCCCTACGGGCGCTGCGCCGCTTCCCCGACGCCGAGGTGACCCTGCTCGACCTGGATCCGGCGCTGCTCGCCATCGCCCGGGCCACCCTCGGCGACCGGGTCACCGTGGTGACCGCCGACCTCAACCGGCCCGACTGGTCCGCCGCGCTGCCGCACCACGAGTACGACGCCGTGCTCACCGCCACCGCCCTGCACTGGCTGCCGGGCGACCGGCTCGCCCGGCTCTACGCCGAGGTGCGCGACCTGCTGCGCCCGGGCGGCCTCCTGCTCAACGCCGACCACATGCCCGACGACGGCCTCCCGCAGCTCAGCAAGCGCCTGCTGGACCGCGCCCGGGACCGCCGCGACGCCCGGTACGCCGCCGGCGCCGTGCTGTCCTGGTCGGACTGGTGGGAGCGGGCGGCGGCCGACCCGACGCTCGCCCCGTTGGTCGCCCGGCGCCACGAGATCTACCCGACCGGGCACAGCCCGGAGTGGAACCCGCCGGTCTCCTGGCACCTGGCCGCGCTGACCGACGCCGGCTTCACCGAGGTGGGCACACTCTGGCGCGGCGGCACCGACGCCGCCGTGGCGGCGGTGCGCTGA
- a CDS encoding adenylate/guanylate cyclase domain-containing protein translates to MPTTTIADATPATSGRWPVPEERRMVTVLFVDIVGSTALVTRLDPEDVRTLQRAYFDTVGGVLRRWHGVVEKYIGDAVMALFGARDSDGFDAYRAVRAGLEIQRALDRRALAGGPRLRVRIGVATGEAVVDLAGARDGGHGAASGAVITTAARLQEYAPPGGVALCAATHRATAGLVEQRRVPPVALAGTASPVDVWHATALVRPAPVRHDGPFLGRRRELAAARDQIVRAVRDRRPRWVSLVGSAGSGRSRLLHELSRSVATVDAVAVRWCVARCLPYPDHPLAPVAELVRGFAGLRATDPPAWVRRRLGTALAALVPPERLPAAVSTLARLVAGPDGADPADAGLAGAAALWRELLLTLAARQPVVVAVDDVDRAAPEVTGFLRALLAAATGRRLPLAVVTAHRPQWAEPLPEPSAPVDLRPLGPVDSGRLLRHLLRRAGRPVALADRLLPLVDGSPGHAAAYVRSLVEGADNAADLPVPEPVRRAVDARLDRLDGDQRAALMAVASRAAACPAPTVDRLLDWAPGRARPVLRSLVALGLLATRPSGGYAVAEAVVRQVAYARLPRAVRAEFARRAAEAPRPGPAPVPAARPAPVDAAQTAALHTTRPAPLQAALAAPVRALQPAPVHTTQAAAAHAVPPPHPAPARPPVGAPARRPSTLTPLTGRRPAGRPAPTASTPATSRRSTSSPAPTAATPTAHLPTGLRTAPTPNPATARPAGERDRPSPPARPSRPRVVPLRSPGPSTQRPRVGDPGNRCRGLAKAAGDAGGEVRWRAARFRDGAADGGTAGAGRGRTPSVRAPARAAA, encoded by the coding sequence ATGCCCACCACCACCATCGCCGACGCGACGCCGGCCACGTCCGGACGTTGGCCGGTGCCCGAGGAACGCCGGATGGTCACCGTACTGTTCGTCGACATCGTCGGGTCCACCGCGCTGGTGACCCGGCTGGACCCGGAGGACGTCCGCACCTTGCAACGGGCCTACTTCGACACCGTCGGCGGGGTGCTGCGGCGGTGGCACGGCGTGGTCGAGAAGTACATCGGGGACGCCGTCATGGCGCTCTTCGGCGCCCGCGACTCGGACGGCTTCGACGCGTACCGGGCGGTGCGGGCCGGGCTGGAGATCCAGCGGGCCCTGGACCGGCGGGCCCTGGCCGGGGGGCCACGGCTGCGGGTGCGGATCGGGGTGGCGACCGGCGAGGCGGTGGTGGACCTGGCCGGCGCCCGCGACGGCGGGCACGGCGCGGCCAGCGGCGCGGTGATCACCACCGCGGCCCGGCTCCAGGAGTACGCCCCGCCCGGCGGCGTGGCGCTCTGCGCGGCCACCCACCGGGCCACCGCCGGCCTGGTCGAGCAGCGCCGGGTGCCACCGGTGGCGCTGGCCGGCACGGCGTCGCCGGTCGACGTCTGGCACGCCACCGCGCTGGTGCGGCCGGCCCCGGTGCGGCACGACGGCCCGTTCCTCGGCCGCCGCCGGGAGCTGGCCGCCGCCCGGGACCAGATCGTCCGGGCGGTACGGGACCGCCGCCCGCGCTGGGTGTCGCTGGTCGGCTCGGCCGGCAGCGGACGAAGCCGGCTGCTGCACGAGCTGAGCCGGTCGGTGGCGACGGTGGACGCGGTGGCGGTCCGCTGGTGCGTGGCGCGTTGCCTGCCGTACCCGGACCACCCGCTGGCGCCGGTCGCGGAGCTGGTCCGCGGCTTCGCCGGCCTCCGCGCCACCGACCCGCCCGCCTGGGTACGCCGGCGGCTCGGCACCGCCCTCGCCGCACTGGTGCCGCCCGAGCGGCTGCCGGCGGCCGTGTCCACGCTGGCCCGGCTGGTGGCCGGGCCGGACGGGGCTGATCCGGCGGACGCCGGTCTGGCCGGCGCTGCGGCGCTCTGGCGGGAGCTGCTGCTGACGCTGGCCGCCCGGCAGCCGGTGGTGGTGGCGGTGGACGACGTGGACCGGGCCGCGCCCGAGGTGACCGGCTTCCTGCGCGCGCTGCTCGCCGCGGCCACCGGCCGCCGCCTGCCGCTGGCGGTGGTCACCGCGCACCGTCCCCAGTGGGCGGAGCCGTTGCCGGAGCCCTCCGCCCCGGTCGACCTGCGGCCGCTCGGCCCGGTGGACAGCGGCCGGCTGCTGCGCCACCTGCTCCGCCGGGCCGGCCGGCCGGTCGCGCTGGCGGACCGCCTGCTGCCCCTGGTCGACGGCAGTCCGGGCCACGCGGCGGCGTACGTCCGGTCGCTGGTCGAGGGAGCGGACAACGCGGCGGACCTGCCGGTGCCCGAACCGGTCCGCCGGGCCGTCGACGCGCGGCTGGACCGCCTCGACGGCGACCAGCGGGCGGCGCTGATGGCCGTGGCCAGCCGGGCGGCGGCCTGCCCCGCGCCGACCGTGGACCGGCTGCTCGACTGGGCGCCCGGGCGGGCCCGGCCGGTGCTGCGGTCGCTGGTCGCCCTCGGACTGCTCGCCACCCGCCCGAGCGGCGGGTACGCGGTCGCCGAGGCGGTGGTGCGGCAGGTCGCCTACGCCCGGCTGCCCCGGGCGGTACGGGCCGAGTTCGCCCGACGCGCCGCTGAGGCGCCGCGCCCCGGGCCGGCACCCGTCCCCGCCGCCCGCCCGGCACCGGTCGACGCCGCCCAGACGGCAGCGCTCCACACCACCCGGCCGGCACCTCTGCAGGCCGCCCTGGCGGCACCGGTCCGCGCCCTCCAGCCGGCGCCGGTGCACACCACCCAGGCGGCAGCGGCGCACGCCGTACCCCCGCCGCACCCGGCGCCGGCCCGTCCACCCGTCGGCGCACCGGCGCGGCGCCCGTCCACGCTGACCCCGCTGACCGGCCGTCGACCCGCCGGCCGGCCGGCACCTACCGCTTCCACGCCGGCCACGTCCCGCCGATCCACCAGCTCCCCGGCGCCCACCGCCGCCACGCCGACTGCGCACCTGCCCACCGGCCTACGCACCGCACCCACGCCGAACCCCGCCACCGCCCGGCCCGCCGGCGAGCGGGACCGCCCGTCGCCCCCGGCCCGGCCGTCCCGCCCCCGGGTGGTTCCGCTGCGATCACCAGGGCCGTCGACCCAGCGACCCCGCGTCGGCGATCCCGGGAACCGGTGCCGCGGCCTCGCGAAGGCGGCCGGCGACGCCGGCGGGGAGGTCCGGTGGCGTGCCGCCCGGTTCCGCGATGGCGCAGCGGATGGCGGCACGGCGGGGGCCGGACGAGGGCGTACCCCGTCGGTACGGGCGCCCGCCCGGGCGGCCGCCTGA
- a CDS encoding dienelactone hydrolase family protein, whose amino-acid sequence MRHIVLFHSVYGLRPAVLRAADELRAAGHEVATPDLYGVPAADTVADGFALLDEIGQEVVLDRARAALRDAPTDAVLAGFSMGAGVAGAMLAERPDTAGLLLLHGTGGAPEAVRPGLRVQLHLADPDEYEPQDEVDEWRRAMTAAGAAVDVYRYPGAGHLFTDPDVPDHDAHAAVRAWDRSLAFLAG is encoded by the coding sequence ATGCGACACATCGTCCTCTTCCACTCGGTGTACGGGCTGCGCCCGGCCGTGCTGCGCGCCGCCGACGAGCTGCGCGCCGCCGGGCACGAGGTCGCCACCCCCGACCTGTACGGCGTGCCGGCCGCCGACACGGTGGCCGACGGCTTCGCCCTGCTCGACGAGATCGGCCAGGAGGTCGTGCTCGACCGCGCCCGGGCGGCACTGCGCGACGCGCCGACCGACGCCGTGCTGGCCGGCTTCTCGATGGGCGCCGGGGTGGCCGGCGCGATGCTCGCCGAGCGTCCCGACACCGCCGGGCTGCTGTTGTTGCACGGCACCGGCGGTGCGCCGGAGGCGGTCCGCCCCGGCCTGCGGGTTCAGCTGCACCTGGCCGACCCGGACGAGTACGAACCGCAGGACGAGGTGGACGAGTGGCGGCGGGCGATGACCGCGGCCGGCGCCGCCGTGGACGTGTACCGGTACCCGGGCGCCGGGCACCTGTTCACCGACCCGGACGTGCCCGACCACGACGCGCACGCCGCCGTGCGGGCCTGGGATCGGAGCCTGGCCTTCCTCGCCGGTTAG
- a CDS encoding fluoride efflux transporter FluC encodes MGRYAGARRRTAAGGTRGCGGDVTGPAEPPRIDPDVDLRVPGDRGELTAHPAAVLGAVSAGGLLGALARAGLQAAFPHPPDGFPWATFGVNLSGCLLIGVLMAVLGRAGGGRPLARPFLGVGVLGGYTTFSTYAVDVHRALLAGAPATALAYLAATLVGALLAVWAGDATTDRLLWSRR; translated from the coding sequence ATGGGGCGTTATGCTGGCGCCCGCCGCCGGACGGCCGCCGGCGGCACCCGCGGCTGTGGAGGAGACGTGACCGGTCCGGCCGAGCCGCCGCGGATCGATCCCGACGTCGACCTGCGCGTACCCGGTGACCGGGGCGAACTCACCGCGCACCCGGCGGCGGTCCTCGGCGCCGTCTCCGCCGGGGGCCTGCTCGGCGCGCTGGCCCGGGCCGGCCTGCAGGCGGCGTTCCCGCACCCACCGGACGGCTTCCCGTGGGCGACCTTCGGGGTCAACCTCAGCGGCTGCCTGCTGATCGGCGTGCTGATGGCCGTGCTCGGCCGCGCCGGCGGCGGGCGGCCGCTGGCCCGGCCGTTCCTGGGCGTGGGGGTGCTCGGCGGCTACACCACCTTCTCCACCTACGCGGTGGACGTCCACCGGGCGCTGCTGGCGGGTGCCCCGGCCACCGCGCTGGCGTACCTCGCCGCCACCCTGGTCGGGGCGCTGCTCGCGGTCTGGGCCGGGGACGCCACCACCGACCGGTTGCTGTGGAGCCGCCGGTGA